A window of Panicum virgatum strain AP13 chromosome 8K, P.virgatum_v5, whole genome shotgun sequence contains these coding sequences:
- the LOC120646281 gene encoding uncharacterized protein LOC120646281 encodes MRQLHSWYKMQKSKLFGASYLDEDLHKGEGRVWVDFEHLYHFYQQGALDVSIMTLWTVMESHKCRRCGINNIGFLDPSTVHENTVNLPSTVDYLYKAFLSMQDKRSILLSYNCFYHHVLLDINLNNSRIEVYDSRKRPLSLIQPVIDVVNKAFAKYRKKSKIHRPFWGDFTVEEAKYILKQPLGNDHCGFYVMHYMHCYTGDCRSAEMNTELDSRELLMGELVALQEELAGWLVDYVVKPGSEYSII; translated from the exons ATGCGACAGTTGCATTCTTGGTACAAGATGCAAAAAAGTAAGCTGTTTGGGGCAAgttatcttgatgaagatcttcaTAAGGGGGAAGGCAGAGTGTGGGTTGATTTCGAGCACTTGTATCATTTCTACCAACAGGGTGCTCTCGACGTCTCAATTATGACCTTGTGGACTGT aatGGAGTCACACAAATGTAGACGATGTGGGATTAACAATATAGGCTTCTTGGACCCTAGCACCGTACATGAGAACACAGTCAATTTACCAAGTACCGTTGACTACTTGTACAAAGCTTTCCTCTCCATGCAGGATAAAAGATCCATACTTCTTTCATACAATTGCTT TTATCATCATGTCCTACTCGATATCAACCTTAACAATAGTCGAATCGAGGTTTATGACTCACGAAAGAGGCCATTATCACTAATCCAGCCCGTCATTGATGTCGTCAACAA GGCCTTCGCTAAGTACCGTAAGAAAAGCAAAATCCATAGACCTTTTTGGGGAGACTTCACTGTAGAAGAGGCTAAATACATCCTCAAGCAGCCTCTGGGCAACGATCACTGTGGGTTCTATGTAATGCATTACATGCACTGCTACACCGGCGATTGCAGAAGCGCCGAAATG AACACTGAGTTGGATTCACGTGAATTGCTCATGGGCGAGCTAGTAGCACTTCAAGAAGAACTAGCTGGATGGCTTGTGGACTACGTGGTGAAGCCAGGATCTGAGTACAGCATAATCTAG